One Solanum pennellii chromosome 9, SPENNV200 DNA segment encodes these proteins:
- the LOC107031113 gene encoding selenium-binding protein 2, translating into MATDMEVQQNAKEAVAVVNGCCKKGPGYASPLAAMDGPKESLIYVTCIYTGMGRGKPDYLATVDVDPNSPSYSKVIHRLPMPYEGDELHHSGWNSCSSCYGDPSAARRYLVLPSLISGRIYAVDTQKDPKAPSLYKVVQPDDVVKKTGLAFPHTAHCLASGEIMLSCLGDKDGNAEGNGFLLLDSDFNVKGRWEKPGHGPLFGYDFWYQPRHNTMISSTWGAPSAFTKGFNLQDVADGHYGRHLHVYTWPGGELKQTLDLGNTGLLPLEVRFLHNPSEAIGYVGCALTSNMVRFFKNPDDSWGHEVAISVKPVKVQNWILPEMPGLITDFLISLDDRFLYLANWLHGDIRQYNIEDPANPKLTGQVFVGGVFQKGNAVLAEAEDGSTYQVDVPEVQGHRLRGGPQMIQLSLDGKRLYVTNSLFSTWDRQFYPEMIEKGGHMLQIGVDSEKGGLAINPRFFVDFGAEPDGPSLAHEMRYPGGDCTSDIWI; encoded by the exons ATGGCGACGGATATGGAGGTGCAGCAGAACGCGAAGGAGGCGGTGGCGGTGGTTAATGGGTGTTGCAAAAAAGGACCTGGTTATGCTTCTCCACTTGCAGCCATGGATGGTCCTAAAGAATCTTTAATTTATGTCACCTGCATATATACTG GAATGGGAAGGGGCAAACCCGACTATCTGGCTACAGTAGATGTAGATCCTAATTCACCATCTTATTCAAAAGTGATCCACAGGCTGCCTATGCCTTATGAGGGTGATGAACTACATCATTCTGGATGGAATTCCTGCAGTTCTTGTTATGGAGATCCATCAGCTGCTCGACGATATCTCGTCCTGCCTTCACTAAT ATCAGGACGCATTTATGCAGTTGACACACAAAAGGATCCAAAGGCTCCCAGTTTGTATAAAGTTGTTCAGCCAGATGATGTCGTCAAGAAGACAGGATTAGCATTCCCGCACACTGCTCACTGCCTTGCTTCTGGTGAGATAATGTTGTCATGTCTCGGAGATAAAGATGGAAATGCTGAGGGGAATGGATTTCTTCTTCTCGATTCAGACTTCAACGTGAAAGGAAG ATGGGAGAAACCAGGTCATGGTCCCCTCTTTGGCTATGACTTCTGGTACCAGCCTCGACACAACACCATGATCAGTTCCACCTGGGGAGCTCCATCTGCTTTCACCAAAGGTTTCAACCTGCAGGATGTTGCTGATGGGCATTATGGTCGACATTTGCATGTCTACACATGGCCTGGTGGTGAACTTAAACAGACATTGGATCTTGGGAACACTGGGCTCCTTCCTCTAGAG GTAAGGTTCTTGCATAATCCATCTGAAGCAATTGGGTATGTGGGCTGTGCTTTGACCAGTAACATGGTGCGATTTTTCAAGAATCCAGATGACTCGTGGGGACATGAG GTAGCTATCTCAGTAAAACCAGTGAAAGTGCAGAACTGGATTCTTCCTGAAATGCCTGGTCTTATTACTGATTTTCTGATCTCTCTCGATGATCGTTTTCTATACCTGGCAAACTGGCTACATGGTGACATTCGACAGTACAATATTGAGGACCCTGCCAATCCTAAGTTAACTGGCCAAGTATTTGTTGGAGGAGTATTTCAAAAAGGAAACGCTGTACTCGCTGAGGCTGAAGATGGTTCCACATACCAAGTTGATGTCCCAGAAGTCCAG GGACATCGGTTGAGAGGAGGGCCTCAGATGATACAACTGAGTCTAGACGGAAAACGTTTGTATGTCACAAACTCATTGTTCAGTACATGGGACCGTCAATTCTACCCCGAAATGATAGAGAAAGGAGGTCACATGTTACAAATCGGCGTTGACAGTGAGAAAGGTGGACTTGCTATTAACCCAAGATTTTTCGTTGATTTCGGAGCTGAACCTGATGGTCCATCTTTGGCTCATGAAATGAGGTATCCTGGTGGTGACTGCACTTCTGATATTTGGATATGA
- the LOC107031116 gene encoding pentatricopeptide repeat-containing protein At4g14050, mitochondrial, with the protein MQHFHFLHQLQRCARFHFPTEGRKLHAHIIKIGLYDCSLKLCNNLIDMYGKCGLLDDALQLFDEMHHRDLASWASVFTAHNEANQPQKTLLLFPNMFLDGLWPDHFVFASVVKACANSGALRVGKQVHCQFLKSVFSVDDVVKSSLVDMYAKCGLPDNAKSVFDSILVKNLICSSAMISAYARCGRKNEAFALLGELGEKNLQCWTALISGFVQNGNLIDAVDVFLEVRREGVDMRDPFILSSIVGACASLAALQLGKQIHRLVLGLGYECSLFVSNALVDMYAKCSDIVEAKKIFDSMLTRDIVSWTSIIVGMAQHGQAIEALSLYDDMILAGLKPNEVTFVGLIYACSHVGLVNKGKSLFKSMIDDYKLSPSLQHYTCLLDLYSRSGHLEDAENLVNTMPFQPDEAVWAALLSACKQHGNTEMGVRVANRLLILGPKDPSTCILLSNTYAGAALWDNVSKLRKQLANLEVRKEPGYSSIDSGKETTTFYAGEALYPMKDAIFSLLKEFDSEMRKRGYIPDTTFVLHDMEQQEKERQLFWHSERLAVAYGILRTVPGSVIRVVKNLRICGDCHTVIKFISSITNRKIVIRDANRFHHFNEGACSCNDFW; encoded by the coding sequence ATGCAGCACTTTCATTTTCTTCACCAACTCCAACGATGCGCCAGATTCCATTTCCCTACGGAAGGCAGAAAATTACATGCTCACATTATCAAGATTGGTTTATACGACTGTTCCTTAAAGCTTTGCAACAATCTCATAGACATGTATGGGAAATGTGGCCTTCTTGATGATGCCTTACAACTGTTCGACGAAATGCACCATAGAGATTTAGCTTCATGGGCCTCTGTTTTTACTGCACACAACGAAGCTAATCAACCCCAGAAAACTCTTCTCCTCTTTCCCAACATGTTTTTAGATGGTCTTTGGCCTGACCATTTCGTTTTTGCTAGTGTTGTTAAGGCTTGTGCTAATTCGGGTGCGTTGAGAGTTGGTAAACAAGTGCATTGCCAGTTCTTGAAATCGGTGTTTTCGGTTGATGATGTTGTTAAGTCTTCGTTAGTTGATATGTATGCGAAATGTGGATTACCGGATAATGCAAAATCGGTTTTTGACTCGATTTTGGTTAAGAATTTGATTTGTTCGAGTGCAATGATATCGGCGTATGCTCGTTGTGGGAGGAAGAATGAAGCTTTTGCGCTACTAGGGGAGTTGGGAGAAAAGAATTTGCAATGTTGGACTGCTTTGATATCGGGGTTTGTGCAAAATGGGAACTTGATTGATGCCGTTgatgtatttcttgaagtaagaAGAGAAGGGGTTGATATGAGGGACCCGTTTATTCTTTCGAGTATAGTAGGAGCTTGTGCTAGCTTAGCTGCACTGCAACTCGGGAAACAGATTCATCGATTAGTTTTAGGGCTCGGTTATGAATGTAGTTTGTTTGTTAGCAATGCCCTTGTGGATATGTATGCAAAATGTAGTGATATTGTGGAAGCTAAGAAGATATTTGACAGCATGTTGACAAGAGATATTGTATCTTGGACCTCAATTATTGTCGGGATGGCGCAGCATGGACAAGCTATTGAAGCTTTGTcgttatatgatgatatgatctTAGCTGGCCTTAAGCCAAATGAAGTAACTTTTGTTGGACTAATCTATGCTTGTAGTCATGTTGGATTAGTAAACAAAGGTAAGAGTCTTTTTAAATCCATGATTGACGATTATAAGTTAAGTCCTTCTCTGCAGCATTACACGTGCTTGTTAGATCTGTATAGTCGTTCAGGTCACCTTGAGGATGCTGAGAACCTTGTTAACACGATGCCTTTTCAGCCTGATGAAGCTGTTTGGGCTGCTTTATTAAGTGCTTGTAAGCAACATGGAAACACTGAAATGGGAGTCAGGGTCGCTAATCGCTTACTAATTCTCGGACCAAAAGATCCTTCAACTTGTATACTGCTGTCAAATACATATGCTGGTGCAGCTCTGTGGGACAATGTATCTAAGTTGAGGAAGCAGCTGGCAAATTTGGAAGTTAGAAAAGAACCTGGCTACAGTTCTATTGATTCGGGAAAAGAAACTACGACGTTCTATGCAGGAGAAGCATTGTATCCTATGAAGGACGCGATTTTTTCCCTCCTAAAGGAATTTGATTCTGAGATGAGGAAGAGAGGTTATATTCCCGACACCACGTTCGTTTTGCATGATATGGAACAGCAAGAGAAAGAAAGACAGCTCTTTTGGCATAGTGAGAGATTGGCTGTGGCTTATGGAATTCTGAGAACTGTTCCTGGATCAGTAATAAGGGTGGTGAAAAACCTTCGAATTTGTGGCGATTGTCACACTGTTATAAAGTTTATATCAAGCATTACAAACCGAAAAATTGTCATTAGAGATGCAAATAGATTCCATCACTTCAATGAGGGGGCATGTTCATGTAATGATTTCTGGTGA
- the LOC107031114 gene encoding probable acyl-activating enzyme 16, chloroplastic, with amino-acid sequence MITTTMSLKSNLFATPCRGRHGVSQFWSQQQLVTILVSKSRKLGRVHCQSKTAEVDIRKCSPFLESELLSGNGGLPLTEWRTVPDIWRTSAEKFGDRVAVVDPYHDPPTTMTYKQLDQEIVDFSEGLRVIGLKPHEKIALFADNSCRWLVADQGMMASGAINVVRGSRSSDQELLQLYSHSESVALAIDNPEMYNRIADTFGSHAAVRFVILLWGEKSSLVTEARQGYPIYTYKEIIELGHKSRVDLLDSEDARKRYSYEAINSDDVATLVYTSGTTGNPKGVMLTHKNLLHQILNLWEIVPAVPGDRFLSMLPPWHAYERACEYFIFSRGTEQVYTTVKNLKEDLRRYQPHYLISVPLVYETLYSGIIKQINSNSAARKLIAQLFLRISMAYMEAKRIYEGKCLTKDTKQPSYIVSLLDWLWARTIAAILLPLHMLAKKIVYSKIHSGIGISKAGISGGGSLSSHVDKFFEAIDIKIQNGYGLTESAPVIAARSLTCNVLGSIGRPIRHVEVKVVNSETDEVLPPGSKGTVKARGPLIMKGYYKNPVATKQAIDENGWLNTGDLGWIVPDLSIGRSRNCGGAIVLEGRAKDTIVLSTGENVEPSEIEEAAMGSSLIQQIVVIGQDQRRLGAIIVPNKEEVLLAAKRSAIVDSETTEVSKDKTLGLLHEELRKWTSGCSFQVGPILVVDQPFTIDSGLLTPTMKIKRDRVAALYKEQIDNLYK; translated from the exons ATGATTACTACTACTATGAGTTTGAAATCCAATCTTTTTGCTACCCCATGTAGGGGAAGACATGGGGTTAGCCAGTTTTGGTCTCAGCAGCAATTGGTAACAATTCTTGTTTCGAAAAGTCGAAAACTTGGTCGAGTTCACTGTCAGTCTAAG ACTGCAGAAGTGGATATCAGGAAGTGCTCGCCTTTTCTGGAAAGTGAATTGCTGTCAGGTAATGGTGGGTTGCCCTTGACAGAGTGGAGAACCGTTCCCGACATTTGGCGGACTTCAGCAGAGAAATTTGGTGATCGTGTAGCAGTCGTGGACCCATATCATGATCCTCCTACAACCATGACTTATAAACAG CTTGATCAGGAAATTGTGGATTTCTCCGAAGGCTTGAGAGTTATTGGGCTAAAGCCACATGAAAAGATTGCACTCTTTGCTGACAATTCATGTCGATGGCTTGTTGCAGATCAAG GTATGATGGCAAGCGGGGCTATTAATGTTGTAAGGGGTTCAAGGTCATCAGATCAAGAGCTATTGCAGTTATACAGCCACTCTGAAAG TGTCGCTCTTGCTATTGACAATCCTGAGATGTACAACCGGATTGCAGACACCTTTGGCTCCCATGCAGCTGTACGATTTGTTATTTTACTTTGGGGAGAGAAGTCTAGCCTTGTAACAGAAGCCAGACAGGGATATCCTATATATACTTATAAGGAGATTATAGAATTGGGTCACAAGAGTCGTGTGGATCTACTTGATTCTGAAGATGCCA GAAAACGATATTCATATGAAGCAATCAACTCTGATGATGTGGCTACACTTGTTTATACTAGCGGAACCACCGGTAATCCAAAAGGTGTCATGCTTACGCATAAAAATTTGCTTCACCAG ATTTTGAATTTGTGGGAGATTGTGCCTGCTGTACCTGGGGACAGATTTTTAAGCATGCTTCCGCCTTGGCATGCATATGAACGTGCTTGCGAGTATTTTATATTCTCACGTGGAACGGAGCAAGTGTACACAACCGTAAAGAATTTGAAG GAAGATTTGCGGCGTTATCAGCCACATTACCTGATAAGTGTTCCTCTAGTGTATGAGACGTTATACAG TGGAATCATAAAGCAGATCAATTCAAACTCTGCTGCTCGTAAACTCATTGCCCAATTATTTTTAAGGATCAGTATGGCTTACATGGAAGCGAAAAGGATTTACGAG GGGAAATGTTTAACCAAGGACACGAAGCAACCTTCATATATTGTATCATTGCTTGACTGGTTGTGGGCTCGAACTATTGCTGCTATACTATTGCCGTTACATATGCTGGCCAAGAAAATTGTTTACAGTAAAATACACTCAGGCATTGGTATTTCAAAG GCTGGCATAAGCGGGGGTGGTAGTCTTTCTTCCCATGTAGACAAATTCTTTGAG GCAATTGACATAAAGATTCAGAATGGATATGGCTTGACAGAGTCAGCTCCTGTGATTGCTGCTCGGAGTCTTACATGTAAC GTGCTTGGCTCAATTGGTCGTCCCATTCGTCATGTAGAGGTAAAAGTCGTAAATTCTGAAACAGATGAAGTCCTTCCTCCCGGCTCAAAAGGCACAGTCAAAGCTAGAGGGCCACTTATAATGAAAGGCTACTATAAG AATCCGGTGGCAACAAAACAAGCTATTGATGAGAACGGATGGCTGAACACTGGTGATCTTGGGTGGATTGTGCCTGATCTCTCTATAGGGAGAAGTCGTAACTGTGGGGGTGCAATAGTCCTTGAAGGCCGTGCAAAGGATACCATAGTCCTTTCAACTG GTGAGAATGTTGAACCATCGGAGATTGAAGAAGCTGCTATGGGAAGCAGTCTGATCCAGCAGATTGTTGTCATTGGCCAG GATCAACGGCGTCTTGGAGCTATAATTGTACCAAACAAGGAAGAGGTTCTGTTAGCAGCTAAAAGATCAGCTATTGTTGATTCTGAAACCACTGAAGTTAGCAAAGATAAAACACTTGGCCTATTACATGAAGAGTTGCGAAAATG GACTTCGGGTTGCTCGTTTCAAGTTGGACCTATCCTTGTTGTTGATCAACCTTTCACG ATTGATAGTGGCTTGCTAACACCAACTATGAAAATCAAGAGAGACAGAGTTGCAGCTCTTTACAAAGAGCAAATTGACAACTTATACAAATGA